A part of Desulfobacter sp. genomic DNA contains:
- a CDS encoding acyl-CoA dehydrogenase family protein — protein sequence MYELDKSQKQIQKAAWEFARGEFDRDVLLDLEKSGRFPERIWKKAADLGFIGLHFEENFSGGGLGMFDTLLTAEAFCRRDSACGTALMLAGFAGELVMDAGTGGQKETFLEPLALGEALCGGAFFEPEKGYELEGLETRAVRDGDLWTVTGKKTRVPNGMDAAFYPVLCEMEGETGGLLVLVEKDAPGLSVIPMARKLGNTMTPWAELELDHVKIGPDRVLGSPGKGRKLVSAFLNQASLVNAGMALGIAQGAMDRTVTYAKEREQFGRKIAVFQSLRHKIAEMATRIELARGITYGAARAWDNNNRNPVLPAMAMDYACRAAEEVADEAVQIHGGYGYMHEGEVEHFYRDAKFLRLFCSNPDQRRDIIAGAVIGKVK from the coding sequence ATGTATGAACTGGACAAATCCCAAAAGCAGATCCAGAAGGCGGCCTGGGAATTCGCCCGGGGCGAGTTCGACAGGGACGTACTCCTGGACCTGGAAAAATCGGGCCGGTTTCCTGAACGCATCTGGAAAAAAGCCGCCGACCTCGGGTTTATCGGGCTCCATTTTGAGGAAAATTTTTCAGGGGGAGGGCTGGGGATGTTCGACACCCTTCTCACGGCCGAAGCCTTCTGCCGCAGGGATTCCGCCTGCGGCACGGCACTTATGCTGGCGGGATTTGCCGGTGAACTGGTGATGGATGCCGGGACCGGTGGCCAAAAGGAAACGTTCCTGGAACCCCTGGCCCTGGGGGAGGCCCTTTGCGGCGGGGCCTTTTTTGAGCCGGAAAAGGGGTATGAACTGGAAGGGCTGGAGACCCGGGCCGTCCGTGACGGAGACCTGTGGACGGTCACCGGGAAAAAGACACGGGTTCCCAATGGAATGGATGCCGCCTTTTACCCGGTACTCTGTGAAATGGAAGGGGAGACCGGCGGCCTGCTGGTCCTGGTGGAAAAAGATGCGCCGGGGCTTTCTGTGATCCCCATGGCCCGGAAGCTGGGCAACACCATGACCCCCTGGGCCGAACTTGAACTGGACCATGTGAAAATCGGACCGGACCGGGTGCTGGGCAGTCCGGGAAAAGGGCGTAAACTGGTATCCGCCTTTTTAAACCAGGCCAGTCTGGTCAACGCCGGCATGGCCCTGGGTATCGCCCAGGGCGCCATGGACAGGACCGTCACCTATGCCAAAGAGCGGGAGCAGTTCGGCCGGAAAATCGCCGTTTTCCAGAGCCTGCGCCACAAGATTGCAGAGATGGCCACCCGGATTGAACTGGCCCGGGGCATCACCTACGGGGCGGCCCGGGCCTGGGACAACAACAACCGCAATCCGGTGCTCCCTGCCATGGCCATGGACTATGCCTGCCGGGCCGCCGAAGAGGTGGCGGACGAGGCCGTCCAGATCCACGGGGGCTACGGGTATATGCACGAAGGCGAGGTGGAGCATTTTTACCGGGATGCCAAGTTCTTAAGACTGTTCTGTTCCAATCCGGATCAGCGCCGGGACATCATTGCCGGCGCTGTCATCGGCAAAGTTAAATAA
- a CDS encoding acyl--CoA ligase encodes MADPPNRKELNGVDPERLTYAQFQAAIDNTAKGLVELGLQKDEVVMVQLPNSWELVMLYFAVSKAGGIISPVPVLWREAELSHIAGHTGATMFITLDEFNHFSHMDMGKRLASKYPALSHVLSLEQVRAMSQRESDVSLDHIKVDANDIFTICWTSGTEAMSKGCPLSHNNWAGMALIQDAAGIRPGDVMLTAGPLVNMGAVGTIMIPWIVLGGTMVLHHPFDPGAFMQQIMTEKPNYSLLVPALANMIAKHPAVDQFDLTSFRTITLGSAPPSVWTMQEFKKRWDIDIGNIWGQNEGTGFISGIEDVPDMEMRAASFPHYGKPGVAWKTVAAKYLEVKLIDPFGREVTKIGEVGELVYKGPGVMAGYYKAPELTRKAFTEDGFLRTGDIFKIEENDCISFYERAKDIIIRGGFNISSQEIENYLMAHPKVQDAAVVGMPDDKMGEKMCVYAVPAEGADLTLEDLVRFLEAQGVARYKHPERLELLEMIPRNPVGKVLKKDLRKDILTKLNKE; translated from the coding sequence ATTGCCGATCCGCCCAACAGGAAGGAACTCAACGGGGTTGACCCCGAGCGCCTCACCTATGCGCAGTTCCAGGCCGCCATCGACAATACGGCCAAAGGGCTGGTGGAGCTGGGCCTGCAAAAGGACGAGGTGGTGATGGTTCAGCTGCCCAATTCCTGGGAACTGGTCATGCTCTATTTTGCCGTATCCAAGGCCGGGGGAATCATCTCTCCTGTGCCTGTGCTCTGGCGGGAGGCGGAACTTTCCCATATTGCCGGCCATACCGGGGCAACAATGTTCATCACCCTGGATGAATTCAACCATTTTTCCCACATGGACATGGGAAAGCGGCTGGCGTCAAAGTACCCGGCCCTTTCCCATGTGCTGAGCCTGGAACAGGTCCGGGCCATGAGCCAGAGGGAATCGGATGTCAGCCTGGACCATATTAAAGTGGATGCCAACGATATTTTCACCATCTGCTGGACTTCGGGTACCGAGGCCATGTCCAAGGGCTGTCCCCTGAGCCACAACAATTGGGCGGGCATGGCCCTGATCCAGGATGCCGCCGGTATCCGGCCCGGTGATGTCATGCTCACGGCGGGCCCCCTGGTGAACATGGGGGCCGTGGGCACCATCATGATTCCCTGGATCGTGCTGGGGGGGACCATGGTCCTTCACCACCCCTTTGATCCCGGCGCCTTCATGCAGCAGATCATGACGGAAAAGCCCAACTACAGCCTCCTGGTGCCGGCCCTGGCCAATATGATTGCCAAACATCCGGCCGTGGACCAGTTTGATCTGACCTCCTTCCGGACTATTACCCTGGGGTCGGCCCCGCCTTCGGTGTGGACCATGCAGGAATTCAAGAAACGCTGGGACATCGACATCGGCAATATCTGGGGCCAGAACGAGGGCACCGGATTCATATCCGGCATCGAAGACGTGCCGGATATGGAGATGCGGGCGGCCTCATTTCCCCATTACGGCAAGCCCGGGGTTGCATGGAAGACCGTGGCCGCCAAGTACCTGGAGGTCAAGCTCATTGATCCCTTTGGCCGGGAGGTGACCAAGATCGGCGAAGTCGGGGAACTGGTCTACAAGGGCCCCGGCGTCATGGCCGGGTATTACAAGGCCCCGGAACTGACCCGAAAGGCCTTTACCGAAGACGGGTTCCTGAGAACCGGGGATATTTTTAAAATCGAGGAGAACGACTGCATTTCCTTTTACGAAAGGGCCAAGGATATCATCATCCGGGGCGGTTTCAACATCAGCTCCCAGGAAATTGAAAATTACCTCATGGCCCATCCCAAGGTCCAGGATGCGGCCGTGGTGGGCATGCCCGACGACAAAATGGGGGAAAAGATGTGTGTCTATGCCGTGCCCGCAGAGGGGGCGGACCTGACCCTGGAAGACCTGGTGCGTTTTCTGGAGGCCCAGGGGGTGGCCAGGTACAAGCATCCCGAGCGCCTCGAACTCCTTGAGATGATTCCGAGAAACCCGGTGGGCAAGGTGCTTAAAAAGGATTTGCGCAAGGATATTCTAACAAAACTTAACAAGGAGTAG
- a CDS encoding YiiD C-terminal domain-containing protein, which produces MDLTELKNIVETQFDFLKNMGLRVLDIEPGRVRLMLPKQGNENHLGTVWAGALFTLAEVPGGILAFTLFDGTRFYPVVREMNIKYLKPATSDVTVEFTMDKDRAARLEARAREAGKADFALEGEVKDAQGNVVAVTKGDYQLRKY; this is translated from the coding sequence ATGGATCTCACAGAACTGAAAAATATCGTGGAAACCCAGTTCGACTTCTTAAAAAATATGGGACTCAGGGTGCTGGATATTGAACCGGGCCGGGTGCGCCTGATGCTGCCCAAACAGGGGAATGAAAACCACCTGGGCACGGTTTGGGCCGGGGCTTTGTTTACCCTTGCCGAAGTGCCCGGCGGGATCCTGGCCTTTACCCTGTTTGACGGCACCCGGTTTTACCCGGTGGTCAGGGAAATGAATATTAAATATCTCAAGCCGGCCACCTCCGACGTCACTGTTGAGTTCACGATGGACAAGGACAGGGCCGCCCGGCTGGAAGCAAGGGCCCGGGAGGCGGGCAAGGCCGACTTCGCTCTGGAAGGGGAGGTGAAGGACGCCCAAGGGAATGTGGTGGCCGTGACAAAAGGCGATTACCAACTGCGCAAATACTGA
- a CDS encoding acyl-CoA dehydrogenase family protein: MEILKFTEAHQAYRERLAGFLAAEVVPLIDQCEKDHLTPRSMWRAMGKNGFLCPWMEKEYGGPGLDFLHSVIVWDEIARINFTGLAAGLHSDIVVPYIHSFGTENLKRKYLPGCASGDTITAVAMTEPGAGSDVAAMETTAVQEGNEVILNGSKTFISNGVNCGLVVVAARNPEVENRYQAISLYLVEEGTPGFTKGAPFEKMGWASQDTAELFFSDCRIPAANRLGNAGEGFIMLMQKLQQERLVCAVGGVFGAEAMLEKVTAFCQTRTRKGKPLSKHQSVQFALVEMATELEIQKNFAYVLLHDHMAGKNVIKETSMAKYRATEMAKLMASRCLDIMGSEAALESCGLSRAFRDARVTSIFAGTNEIMKTIIAKTMGL, translated from the coding sequence ATGGAAATTTTGAAATTCACCGAGGCACACCAGGCTTACAGGGAGCGTCTGGCCGGTTTTCTGGCCGCAGAGGTGGTCCCCCTCATCGACCAGTGCGAAAAAGACCATCTCACCCCCAGGTCCATGTGGCGGGCCATGGGAAAAAACGGGTTCCTCTGCCCCTGGATGGAAAAAGAGTACGGGGGGCCGGGGCTGGATTTTCTCCACTCGGTGATTGTCTGGGATGAGATCGCCAGGATTAATTTCACCGGGCTGGCTGCGGGCCTGCACTCGGACATCGTGGTGCCCTATATCCACTCCTTCGGCACGGAAAACCTGAAGCGAAAATACCTGCCCGGCTGCGCCTCCGGCGACACCATCACGGCCGTGGCCATGACCGAGCCCGGGGCCGGGTCCGATGTGGCCGCCATGGAGACCACGGCAGTGCAGGAGGGCAATGAGGTCATCCTCAACGGATCCAAGACCTTTATCTCCAACGGGGTAAACTGCGGCCTGGTGGTGGTGGCGGCCCGGAACCCCGAGGTGGAGAACCGGTACCAGGCCATCTCCCTTTACCTGGTGGAGGAGGGCACCCCCGGGTTCACCAAGGGGGCGCCCTTTGAAAAAATGGGATGGGCCAGCCAGGATACGGCGGAACTGTTTTTTTCCGACTGCCGGATCCCGGCGGCCAACCGCCTGGGCAATGCGGGGGAGGGGTTTATCATGCTCATGCAGAAACTCCAGCAGGAGCGGCTGGTCTGCGCCGTGGGCGGGGTCTTCGGTGCCGAGGCCATGCTGGAGAAAGTGACGGCCTTCTGCCAAACCCGGACCCGCAAGGGCAAACCCTTGAGCAAACACCAGTCCGTCCAGTTCGCCCTGGTGGAAATGGCCACGGAACTGGAAATCCAGAAAAATTTTGCCTATGTCCTCCTCCACGACCACATGGCCGGGAAAAATGTGATCAAGGAGACCTCCATGGCCAAATACAGGGCAACGGAGATGGCCAAACTCATGGCTTCCCGCTGCCTGGACATCATGGGATCCGAAGCGGCCCTGGAAAGCTGCGGCCTGTCCCGGGCCTTTCGGGACGCCCGGGTGACCTCCATTTTTGCCGGCACCAATGAGATTATGAAAACCATCATCGCCAAGACCATGGGGCTATAA
- a CDS encoding SDR family NAD(P)-dependent oxidoreductase, producing MIGITSYGAYIPRLRLNRSSIVQSMGWFAPAIMAVSQGERSVCNWDEDTLTMAVAAARDCLKGMDKSQLDALYLASTTLPFSDRQNAGVVGAALNLKEELISTDFTASQKVGTTALITALEAVKSGERSNIMIAASDKRETKSAYFYEMWFGDGAGALSVGNDNVIAEYLGSYSVSADFTDHYRGALSDFDYYWEERWSRDEGYGKILPRVITGLFDKLNITMADVDTLVYPCFFKGDHRKIAKKLGATPEKLTDNLHEVCGETGAAHPFVMLVSALEKARPGDRILVAGYGQGANALYFKVTDNILNLAPRKGFAGSIENKKSLDNYNKYLKFRELMQTEMGIRAESPSQTAMTVLYRKNKMILGLVGGKCTKCGTAQYPKMDICVNPECGAFKSQEDYEFADIPAKVKSYTADMLAVSVDPPAIYGMIQFEGGGRMFADFTDCTQEGIRVGLPVTLEFKRKNVDKERGMVNYYWKAVPVPGAADRPADLDFSGRTAIVTGAGAGLGRTYALELAKRGANILVNDLGGARDGSGSGSSTPAQKVVEEIQALGGRAVANFDNVATAEGGENIVKAALEAFGSVDILINNAGILRDKSFVKMEPENWAAVLDVHLNGAYNVTRHAFPVMKEKGFGRIIMTTSAAGLYGNFGQTNYSAAKMGIVGLMNTLKIEGAKYNIKINTVAPMAASRLTEDILPPDLLEKMKPEFVAPLVLYLASDQCDQTGAILNAGMGYFNKAAVVTGPSVLLGEGKVPPTAEMILENWERINTLEGAREFDEINAALGAILNPPKPDTGKKEAESGNDAGADLDEIFARMAENFDPEAASGVDVVFQFNISGSGGGDYACAIKNNTCEISEGQHGSPGCILKMEAGPFTEMMTGSLPPMQAYTSGKLIIEGDIMKSQLIEKLFKIS from the coding sequence ATGATAGGCATCACTTCATACGGCGCATATATTCCGCGGCTGAGACTGAACCGGTCTTCCATAGTCCAGTCCATGGGCTGGTTTGCACCGGCCATCATGGCTGTATCCCAGGGGGAGCGGTCCGTGTGCAACTGGGACGAGGACACCCTGACCATGGCCGTGGCAGCGGCCAGGGACTGCCTCAAAGGCATGGACAAATCACAGCTGGACGCCCTGTATCTGGCTTCCACCACCCTGCCTTTTTCCGACCGGCAGAACGCGGGCGTGGTCGGGGCGGCCCTGAACCTGAAAGAAGAATTGATTTCAACGGACTTTACCGCCTCCCAGAAGGTGGGCACCACGGCATTGATTACGGCATTGGAGGCCGTGAAAAGCGGGGAGCGCAGCAACATTATGATCGCGGCCTCGGACAAGCGGGAAACCAAGTCCGCCTATTTTTATGAAATGTGGTTCGGCGACGGGGCCGGGGCGCTGAGCGTGGGCAACGACAATGTCATCGCCGAATACCTTGGCTCCTATTCCGTTTCCGCCGACTTTACCGACCATTACAGGGGGGCGCTCAGTGATTTCGATTATTACTGGGAAGAAAGATGGAGCCGGGATGAGGGATACGGCAAGATTCTGCCCCGGGTCATCACCGGCCTCTTTGACAAGCTGAACATCACCATGGCGGATGTGGATACCCTGGTTTATCCCTGCTTTTTCAAGGGCGACCATAGGAAAATCGCCAAAAAACTGGGGGCAACCCCGGAAAAACTTACGGATAACCTCCATGAGGTCTGCGGGGAAACCGGTGCGGCCCACCCCTTTGTCATGCTGGTATCGGCCCTGGAAAAGGCCAGACCCGGTGACCGCATCCTTGTGGCCGGCTACGGCCAGGGGGCCAACGCCCTTTATTTCAAGGTGACGGACAATATTCTGAACCTTGCCCCCCGCAAGGGGTTTGCCGGGTCCATTGAAAACAAGAAATCCCTGGACAACTACAATAAATATCTCAAGTTCCGGGAATTGATGCAGACGGAAATGGGCATCCGGGCCGAGTCCCCCTCCCAGACCGCCATGACGGTTCTGTACCGGAAAAACAAGATGATTCTGGGGCTTGTGGGGGGCAAATGCACTAAATGCGGCACGGCCCAGTATCCCAAGATGGATATCTGCGTCAATCCGGAGTGCGGGGCCTTTAAATCCCAGGAAGACTATGAATTCGCCGATATCCCGGCCAAGGTCAAATCCTATACCGCCGATATGCTGGCGGTGTCCGTGGATCCCCCGGCCATATACGGGATGATCCAGTTCGAGGGGGGCGGCCGGATGTTTGCCGACTTCACCGACTGCACCCAGGAGGGGATCCGGGTGGGCCTGCCCGTGACCCTGGAATTCAAGCGGAAAAACGTGGACAAGGAACGGGGCATGGTCAACTATTATTGGAAGGCGGTACCCGTGCCCGGCGCGGCCGACCGGCCTGCCGACCTGGACTTTTCCGGCCGCACCGCCATCGTCACCGGTGCCGGCGCCGGTCTGGGCAGAACCTATGCCCTTGAACTGGCCAAGCGCGGGGCCAACATCCTGGTCAATGATCTGGGCGGGGCCCGGGACGGTTCCGGTTCGGGCTCATCCACCCCGGCCCAGAAAGTGGTGGAGGAAATCCAGGCCCTGGGCGGCAGGGCCGTGGCCAATTTTGACAACGTGGCAACCGCCGAGGGCGGTGAAAACATCGTTAAAGCCGCACTGGAGGCCTTCGGTTCCGTCGATATCCTCATCAATAACGCGGGTATCCTGAGGGATAAGAGTTTTGTAAAAATGGAACCGGAAAACTGGGCCGCGGTCCTGGATGTACACCTCAACGGTGCCTACAACGTCACCCGTCACGCCTTCCCCGTCATGAAAGAAAAAGGCTTCGGCCGGATCATCATGACCACCTCGGCGGCCGGCCTTTACGGCAATTTCGGCCAGACCAATTATTCAGCCGCCAAGATGGGCATTGTGGGCCTGATGAATACCCTGAAAATCGAAGGGGCCAAGTACAATATCAAGATTAACACCGTGGCCCCAATGGCCGCCTCCCGGCTCACCGAAGACATCCTGCCTCCGGATCTGCTTGAAAAGATGAAGCCCGAATTCGTGGCGCCCCTGGTTCTGTATCTGGCGTCTGATCAATGCGACCAGACCGGTGCCATTCTCAATGCGGGCATGGGATATTTCAACAAGGCCGCCGTGGTTACCGGACCATCGGTCCTTCTGGGCGAAGGCAAAGTGCCGCCCACGGCGGAGATGATTCTTGAAAACTGGGAGCGGATCAATACCCTGGAAGGCGCCCGGGAATTTGACGAAATTAATGCGGCCCTGGGGGCCATCCTCAATCCGCCCAAACCGGATACCGGTAAGAAGGAGGCGGAATCAGGAAATGACGCCGGGGCGGATTTGGATGAGATTTTTGCCCGGATGGCAGAGAATTTCGATCCTGAAGCGGCATCCGGGGTGGACGTGGTGTTCCAGTTCAATATCTCCGGTTCCGGCGGCGGGGACTATGCCTGCGCCATCAAGAACAACACCTGCGAAATCAGCGAAGGCCAGCACGGCAGCCCCGGCTGTATCCTGAAGATGGAGGCAGGGCCCTTCACCGAAATGATGACCGGGTCCCTTCCCCCCATGCAGGCCTATACATCGGGCAAATTGATTATCGAAGGGGATATCATGAAATCCCAGCTTATCGAAAAGCTGTTTAAGATCAGTTAA
- a CDS encoding acetyl-CoA acetyltransferase, giving the protein MATGIRDKVAIIGMGCTKFGERWDVGAEELMVEAFMECLEDAGIEKQQIEAAWFGTCFDEGSVGKSALPLTTTLRLPFIPATRVENYCATGSEAFRGACYAVASGAYDICLALGVEKLKDTGFGGLPSFTGSNAGSLTWQWFPNMTAPGCFAQLASAYGAKFKVDAKDIKRAMAHISAKSHANGVKNPKAHLRKEVTVDQVMNSPIIAHPLGLFDCCGVSDGSACAIVTTPEIAKKLGKKDIISVKALQLALSSGEEMAYNDWDGDHFMTTTRCSRKAYEEAGITDPRKEISMMEVHDCFSITELVTMEDLHISERGRAVHDILDGFYDSDGGVPCQVDGGLKCFGHPIGASGLRMLYEMYLQLNGRAGERQLEDPKLGLTHNLGGFPMSNVCSISIVGKYGDSHH; this is encoded by the coding sequence ATGGCCACAGGAATAAGAGATAAAGTTGCAATCATCGGAATGGGATGTACCAAGTTCGGCGAGCGCTGGGACGTGGGGGCGGAGGAACTCATGGTGGAAGCCTTCATGGAGTGCCTTGAGGACGCCGGCATCGAAAAACAGCAGATCGAGGCCGCCTGGTTCGGCACCTGCTTTGACGAGGGATCCGTGGGTAAAAGCGCTTTGCCGCTGACCACGACGCTCCGCCTGCCCTTCATCCCGGCAACCCGGGTTGAAAATTATTGCGCCACGGGATCGGAAGCCTTCAGGGGGGCCTGCTACGCCGTGGCCTCCGGGGCCTACGACATCTGCCTGGCCCTGGGGGTTGAAAAGCTTAAGGACACCGGGTTCGGTGGCCTGCCCTCGTTCACCGGCTCCAATGCCGGCAGCCTGACCTGGCAGTGGTTTCCCAATATGACGGCGCCCGGCTGCTTTGCCCAGCTGGCCTCGGCCTACGGGGCCAAGTTCAAGGTGGACGCCAAGGACATTAAACGGGCCATGGCCCATATTTCCGCCAAGAGCCATGCCAACGGGGTCAAAAACCCCAAGGCCCACCTGCGCAAGGAAGTGACCGTCGACCAGGTGATGAACTCGCCCATTATTGCCCATCCCCTGGGGCTTTTCGACTGCTGCGGGGTGAGCGACGGATCGGCCTGCGCCATCGTTACCACGCCGGAGATTGCTAAAAAGCTGGGCAAAAAAGATATTATTTCAGTCAAGGCCCTCCAGCTGGCGTTGAGTTCCGGCGAAGAAATGGCCTACAACGACTGGGACGGCGACCATTTCATGACCACCACCCGGTGCAGCCGCAAGGCATACGAAGAAGCCGGCATCACCGACCCCCGCAAGGAAATTTCCATGATGGAGGTCCATGACTGCTTTTCCATCACCGAGCTGGTGACCATGGAGGATCTGCACATTTCCGAGCGGGGCCGGGCCGTCCACGACATTCTGGACGGGTTCTACGACAGTGATGGTGGGGTGCCCTGCCAGGTGGACGGCGGGCTGAAATGCTTCGGCCATCCCATCGGCGCTTCGGGCCTGCGCATGCTCTATGAGATGTACCTGCAGCTTAACGGGCGGGCCGGGGAACGCCAGCTGGAAGATCCCAAGCTGGGGCTGACCCACAACCTCGGGGGCTTTCCCATGTCCAATGTCTGCAGTATTTCCATCGTGGGTAAATACGGGGATTCGCATCATTAA
- a CDS encoding SDR family NAD(P)-dependent oxidoreductase: MALNLESIGKKIGPHTRDYTWNDVVLYAMGVGAGFSDLEYCYEKDLKVIPSFSFASIADFGFLSSIAQSANLNLAGILHGEQELIFHNPIPVEGTLTTEGKITHMYDKGDKGALVVAEFDTFHSNGQKLFTSIATIFSRLDGNFGGPGAPAAEVVFPDREPDFVVDGRPTENQPLLYRLSGDLFQLHADPDFAKASGFEKPIMHGLCTHGYACRALVGSLIPGAPEQARRMGCRFSKTLYPGEPIETHIWKGEEGRALWKTINKETREEIITNGIFEYGDARNEYIRFDDRVAVVTGAGAGLGRVYALELARRGAKVVVNDYGCARDGSGSGSASPADDVVAEIRAAGGEAVANYDNVATAEGGKGIVASALNAFGTIDVLINNAGILRDKSFVKMTQDNWQAVMDVHLNGAFHVTRPAFEIMKEKGYGRIVFTASAAGLYGNFGQTNYSAAKLALAGLMNSLKLEGTKYDIKVNTVAPLAASRLTEDVMPEEMFAKLKPEFVSPFTVLLASEDCPVTGNIYNVGAGCFNRAAVVTGPGAVVGNGRDIPAPEEVIQQLDGILSMEGAKPLGHLNEMIGEVMARFAPAK; the protein is encoded by the coding sequence ATGGCGCTCAATCTGGAATCCATCGGAAAGAAAATCGGCCCCCATACCCGGGATTACACGTGGAACGATGTGGTCCTGTATGCCATGGGCGTGGGTGCAGGTTTTTCCGATCTGGAGTATTGTTACGAAAAGGACCTCAAGGTCATTCCCAGTTTTTCCTTCGCATCCATTGCGGATTTTGGGTTTCTCTCTTCCATTGCCCAGTCGGCCAACCTCAATCTGGCCGGCATCCTCCACGGGGAGCAGGAGCTGATTTTCCATAATCCCATCCCGGTTGAGGGCACCCTGACCACCGAGGGCAAGATTACCCACATGTACGATAAGGGGGACAAGGGGGCGCTGGTCGTGGCGGAATTCGACACCTTCCATTCCAACGGACAGAAGCTTTTCACCAGCATCGCCACCATATTTTCCCGCCTGGACGGGAATTTCGGCGGTCCCGGGGCACCGGCCGCCGAAGTGGTCTTTCCGGACCGGGAGCCTGATTTTGTGGTGGACGGCCGGCCCACAGAAAACCAGCCCCTGCTTTACCGTCTCTCCGGAGATCTCTTCCAGCTCCATGCCGACCCGGATTTTGCCAAAGCCTCCGGGTTTGAAAAGCCCATCATGCACGGGCTCTGCACCCATGGTTACGCCTGCCGGGCCCTGGTGGGCAGCCTTATCCCCGGGGCTCCGGAACAGGCCCGCCGCATGGGCTGCCGGTTTTCCAAGACCCTTTACCCCGGCGAACCCATTGAAACCCATATATGGAAGGGCGAGGAGGGCCGGGCCCTCTGGAAAACCATTAATAAGGAAACCCGCGAAGAGATAATTACCAACGGGATCTTTGAATACGGGGACGCCCGGAACGAATATATCCGCTTTGATGACCGGGTGGCCGTGGTCACCGGCGCCGGTGCCGGCCTGGGCCGGGTCTACGCCCTGGAACTGGCCCGGCGGGGGGCCAAGGTGGTGGTCAACGATTACGGCTGTGCCAGGGACGGTTCCGGCAGCGGTTCCGCCTCACCGGCCGACGATGTGGTGGCCGAGATCCGGGCCGCCGGTGGTGAAGCGGTGGCCAACTACGACAACGTGGCCACGGCAGAAGGGGGCAAAGGCATTGTGGCAAGCGCCCTTAACGCCTTTGGCACCATTGATGTGCTGATCAATAACGCCGGTATCCTTCGGGATAAAAGCTTTGTCAAAATGACCCAAGATAACTGGCAGGCCGTTATGGATGTCCATCTCAACGGGGCCTTTCATGTCACCCGGCCGGCCTTTGAAATCATGAAGGAAAAGGGCTACGGCCGCATCGTCTTCACTGCATCCGCCGCCGGCCTTTACGGGAACTTCGGCCAGACCAACTATTCAGCCGCCAAGCTGGCCCTGGCGGGGTTGATGAACTCCTTGAAGCTGGAGGGGACCAAATACGATATCAAGGTTAACACCGTGGCCCCCCTGGCGGCCTCACGGCTTACCGAAGATGTGATGCCCGAGGAAATGTTTGCCAAATTGAAGCCGGAGTTTGTCTCTCCTTTCACCGTGCTGTTGGCTTCGGAAGACTGCCCGGTCACCGGCAATATTTACAATGTGGGGGCCGGCTGCTTTAACCGGGCCGCCGTGGTCACGGGCCCCGGCGCCGTTGTCGGCAACGGCAGGGATATCCCCGCCCCCGAAGAGGTCATTCAGCAATTGGACGGCATCCTCTCCATGGAGGGGGCCAAGCCCCTGGGCCATCTTAACGAGATGATCGGCGAGGTCATGGCCAGGTTTGCCCCGGCCAAATAG